ATAACTCCTGGTATGAACTGAACATCAACCGGAATAATGATTCAGACCCCGCCAAGCGCATGACGGAAGAGCAGTGCCTGGCCGTGCTGAAGGACTGGCAGGAACAGTTTTTCCAGAAACGCGGCATGACCATTGACGCCTTTGTCTGGGACGACGGCTGGGACGAGTTCAACAGCCTGTGGGATTTTCACAAGATGTTCCCGCAGGGCTTCAAGCGCATTGACGCCGCCGCGGGCAGGCAGAAGGCCGGAATCGGCACCTGGCTGGGCCCGGTGGGCGGCTACGGGGCCTCCAAGGGCAAGCGCCTGGCCCACTGGAATGTGAAGCATCCGGACAACAAGATCGGCAATTTCCAGCTTTCCAACAAGGAATACTTTGACGCCTTTGTAGGCCGCTGCTCCCAGATGGTGAAGGACTACAATATGAAGTACTTCAAATTCGACGGCATCAGCACCCACTTCCACGCCAAGGGCCCCGGCAATGAAGAGGATGCGGAAGGCATCATCCGCGTGCTGAACGCCCTGCGCCAGAAGAAGGGAGACCTTTACATCAATTGTACCGTGGGTACGTGGGCCTCTCCCTTCTGGTTCCGCTACGCGGATTCCGTATGGAGGCAGGAAAACGACTTCGGCACCATCGGCGTGGGTGACAACCGGGACAAGTGGATTACCTACCGCGACCGCCTGGTTCACGAGGTTTTTGTGCAGGGCTCCCCGCTGATGCCCATCAATTCCATGATGACCCACGGCCTGATGGTCACCAAGTTCGGTCCGCCCGCGTGCATGCCCCGCGATCCTGAAAACGTGAAGAAGGAACTTCGCTGCGCCACGGCCTGCGGTACCTCCCTCCAGGAACTTTACGTGGACCGGGACCTGATGAACGCCAGCGGAGGCGTGCTGTGGGACGAGCTGGCCAAGGGCATCAAGTGGATCCGCCGCAATGCGGACGTGCTGGACGACGTGCACTGGGTGGGCGGCAATCCGTGGAACAAGGAGACCAGTGAAGGCGCCGTGTACGGCTGGGCCGCGTGGAACAAGAACAAGGCCACCCTGGCCCTCCGCAACTCCTCCGACCAGGAAAAGAGCCTGACCGGCACCCTCCGCAGCCTCCTGGACATTCCCGCGGAGGTGAAGGGCTCTATCACCTTCAAGGATTCCTATGATGACCAGCGCCCTCTGGACGGCTTCTCCGGCAAGACTGTGGACGTCGACAAGGAGCTGACGTTCACGCTGAAACCCTTTGAAGTACTGGTGTACGAAGGGGGAAAGGTCAAATAGCCCCCCTTTCAGGGAGGCTGGTTTTCCGGCCTTCCCTGAATTTACTGCACCCCCGGACCGCAGGAGCGGCCACGGTTCAGAACCTTTTCTCAAACGTCACCGCTTCCAGCGGGTCGGAAGGGTTCACGGGCATCACCAGGCATTCCATATTCTCCCCTCCCAGGTAAAGGGTGAGGCTGGTTCCGGCCGAATAGACGATGGAGACGCCGTAATACCCCTCTTTTTTCACCAGGGACCAGGTGCCCCGGCAGGAGGAAACGAGGTCCTCTTCCAGCACGGAAAGGTCGTCCCTGTCCTCCGGATGGGAAATCCACCGGCCCCATGCCTCCGGGCGCGGGAAGGAGGAAATCTCACACGTGCCGTCTTCATGCAGGAGAATCGTGGAGGAACTGATCTGGAAAAAGCGCTTCAGCTCCTGGGGACGGTAAAATAACCGCACCCGGGGAGTGGATTCCACCTCATACGTTCCGGACACGGCCTGGAGCGCCGGTTCCTGAATCCACAGGAAGGTGTTTTTATGCATCATCCGCTGGCACGCCAGCCCCACCACCGCCAGGAGGGAAAGGAAGGACAGGACAAAGGCCCACAGGGCGAGCCTCTTTCTCCACCAGGCATAAACGGCGGCCAGTCCGGCCACGCTGCCCACGCAGATCCAGAACCCCCAGGAGCGGGAGAGGAAGGAAAGAGCGTCCGCCAGTACGGAAAGGCCATGAGAAAGATCATTCCACATAGGTGCTCCAGAATCGCCGGAACTCCGTCAAAGTCAAGGCAACAATGCCGGACTTTACGGCACGGAGGGAGCGCGGCGGCGCAGCTTTCCCAAAAACTCCCGTCATCATCCCCGCAAATCCTCCTCCGCACTTTCCTCACGCAGTCCAATCAGGTAAAGAAACATCTCAACAATGAAGAGTGCAGCACATCACCAGGGACTTTCTGAACAGCAGGTTCTGGAAAACCGGACCAAATACGGGGTCAACATCCTGACGCCCCCGGAAAAGGAACCCCTGTGGAAGCAGTTCCTGGAGAAATTCTCAGACCCCATCATCAAGATTCTGCTGGTTGCCCTGCTCCTGTCCGTAGGCGTAGCCTGCTACCAGTTCTTCACCGGGGCGGAACCGGCCAGCGTCTTCCTGGAACCCGTGGGCATTCTGGTAGCTATCCTTCTGGCCACCTGCGTGGGCTTCGCCTTTGAAGTGAGCGCCAACAAGAAATTTGAAATCCTGAACCAGGTCAATGACGACACCATGGTCCAGGTCATCCGCGGCGGCAACATCTGCGAACTGCCCCGCCGCGACGTAGTCGTGGGAGACATCGTCATCCTGAATACCGGGGAGGAAGTCCCGGCGGACGGCGTGCTGCTGGAAGCCGTTTCCCTCCAGGTGAACGAGTCCACGCTGACGGGGGAACCCCTCATCGGCAAGACCACGGTGGAGGCGGAATTCAAGAAGGACGCCACCTACCCCTCCAACCACGTCCTGAAGGGAACCACCGTGGTGGACGGCCACGGCATCATGGAAGTGACTTCCGTGGGGGACAAGACGGAATACGGGAAGGTCTATGAAGGCTCCCAGATTGACAACAAGGTGCAGACGCCCCTCAACCGCCAGCTTTCCCGGCTGGGCGACCTCATCACCTGGGCCAGCTACGCCATTGCGGCCCTCATCATCATCGGCCGCCTCACCCTGTACTTCTCCCACCTGCCCGGCCCCGTGGAATGGCTGAGCGCGGGAACCTACATTCTGAATACGGTCATGATCGCCGTGACCGTCATCGTGGTCACGGTGCCGGAAGGGCTGCCCATGAGCGTCACCCTGAGCCTGGCCCTGAGCATGAAGAGCATGCTGGCCAACAACAACCTGGTGCGCAAGATGCACGCTTGCGAAACCATGGGGGCGGCCACCGTCATCTGCACGGACAAGACGGGCACCCTGACACGCAACCAGATGAACGTGTACAAGGCGGATTTCTACGGTCTGGGTAATGCCGCCCCGGCGGACAACGAGCTGGGCGGCCTGATCCGGGAGGGCATTTCCGTGAACTCCACCGCCTTTCTGGATTATGCGGACCCGGACCACATCAAGGCCCTGGGCAATCCCACGGAAGGAGCGCTCCTGCTGTGGCTGCACGGCCAGGGCGTGAATTACCTGGACCTGCGGGAAAACGCCCGCGTGCTGGAACAGCTTACCTTCTCCACGGAGCGCAAGTACATGGCTACCGTGGTGGAATCCCCCCTGCTGGGTAAAAAAGTCCTTTACGTGAAGGGCGCTCCGGAGATCGTGCTGGGCCTGTGCTCCACGGTCCTGACTCCGGAAGGCCGGGTGCCTGCCGCAGACATGCGCCCCGCCATTGAGGAACAGCTGCTGGCCTACCAGAACCAGGCCATGCGCACGCTGGGCTTCGCGTACCGCATCCTGGATGATGACGCCCCGGTGTTCGAGGACGGCCGCGTCATCCGCACGGACCTGGTTTACCTGGGCATCGCCGCCATTTCAGACCCTGTGCGGGACGACGTGCCCCAGGCCGTGAAGGACTGCATGGACGCGGGCATCAGCATTAAGATCGTCACCGGGGACACGCCCGGCACCGCGCGGGAAATAGGCCGCCAGATCGGCCTGTGGACGGAGGCGGACACGCCGGACCGCCTGATGACGGGCGTGGAGTTTGAGCAGACGCCGGACGAAGAATTGCTGAACCGCGTGATGGACCTGAAAATCATGTGCCGCGCCAGGCCCATGGACAAGGAACGCCTGGTGAAACTGCTCCAGAAGAAGGACCAGGTGGTGGCCGTGACCGGGGACGGCACGAACGACGCTCCCGCCCTGAACGCCGCGCAGGTGGGCCTTTCCATGGGGGACGGTACCACCGTGGCCAAGGAAGCCAGCGCCATCACCATTCTGGACAACTCCTTCATGAGCATTTCCCGCGCCGTCATGTGGGGGCGCTCCCTGTACCGGAACATCCAGCGCTTCATCGTCTTCCAGATGACCATCAACGTGGCGGCCTGCCTCATCGTGCTCATCGGCGCGTTCCTGGGCACGGAATCCCCCCTCACGGTCACGCAGATGCTCTGGGTTAACCTCATCATGGATACCTTCGCCGCGCTGGCGCTGGCTTCCCTTCCGCCGGACGAACGCGTGATGCAGGACCCGCCGCGCAAGACCACGGACCATATCATCACCCGCCCCATGGGCCGGAACATCCTGGGCGTGGGTATCCTGTTCGTGGCCTTCCTGTTCGGCCTGCTCCAGTACTTCAAGCATGCGGACATCACCAGCCTGACGCAGTTCAGCCTCAGCGGCTACTTCGGCAGCTACCTGGATTTCTCCTCCCCGGAACATGAACTGACGGGCTATGAACTGTCCCTGTTCTTCACCATCTTTGTTCTCCTCCAATTCTGGAATATGTTCAATGCCAAGGCCTTCAACACGCACCAGAGCGCCTTTGCCCGCATGGGGGCCAGCATCGGCGGATTTGGACTGGTGGCCCTGCTCATCCTGGCCGGGCAGTACCTCATCGTCACCTTCGGCGGCAAGATGTTCAACGTGGTGCCGCTGAGGTGGACGGACTGGGGCCTCATTTTCGCGGGTACTTCCATCGTCCTGTGGATCGGGGAGCTGGTGCGGGCGTTCACGCCGGACAAATCCCTCCGCCGCCCGTAAGCCTTCCGGACAATCTCATGCGGCGGAATGCGCCTGCATGACACGGACGGCGTTCCCGTCCGGGGCTCCTTCTTTCAACAAAGGAGCCCGCAGGCGTGTCATTCACAGCATGGACTTGACACGCCTGACGGGCTCTATCTCCGGTTCCGCCGTTCTCCTCTTCCTGTTCTCCCTCGTTTTCTCCGGGTGCAAAAAGACGGAACAGATTCCGCATGAGACACCCACGCTCATTTACGAACAACCGGTTACCATGGACATTCCGGTGGAGGGAAGCTGGGTGGGCCACCTGGACGGGGTGGACAACGCCTCCATCGTTCCCCAGATCACGGGCTACCTGCTGACGCAGAATTATTCCAACGGTGCCCCGGTGAAAAAGGGGAAGGTACTCTTCCGCATTGACGATTCCACCTTCAAGGACCAGGTATCCAGGGCCAAAGCCACGCTGGAACAGGCCCGGGCCCAGCTCCAGCAGTTGAATTACGACGCGGAGATTTACAAGCCGCTGGCCGCGGAGAACGCCATTTCCAAGCAAAAGTATGAGGACACGCGCCTGTCCGCCATTGCCGCTCAGGCGCAGGTGCAGCAGGCCACCGCGGCCCTGGCCCTGGCGGAGAAGAATCTTTCCTATACGGTGCTTTATGCCCCCTTTGACGGGATTGCCGGCATTTCCAAGACGAACATCGGCGACCTGGTCAGCCCGGAGAGCGGCCCCCTCGCCATCGTTTCCTCCGTCAACCCCATCCGCGTCAATTTTGCCGTCACCCAGCAGGAATGGATCCAGCAGGCGGGCAAGAACGGGGATGAAGGCGTCCAGACGGGCAGCAAGCTGGACATTACGCTGAAGGACGGCACCAAGTACCCGGAACAGGCTACCGTGGTAGCCATTGACCGGGCGTTCAACCCCCAGACGGGCACCATCCGCGTGCAGGCGGACCTTCCCAACGGGAATTACCTGCTGCGCCCCGGCATGTTCATCACCGCCACGGCAAAGCTGGCTACCGTCAAGAACGCGCTGACCGTTCCGGCCAAGGCCCTTCTTTCCACCCAGGGCCGCTTTTTCGTCATCACGCTGGATGAACACAACCACCCTTCCATCATCCCCGTACAGGCCGGAACCCAGGTAGGGGAGCGCCAGCAGGTCATCCCGCTTCAACCGGATTCCCTCACGCCGCAGAGCAAGGTGGTGGTGGACGGCCTTCTCCAGGCGGAAATGGCCTCCAGAAACCCGGCCGCACATCTGAAGGCAGTCCCCGCCAGCAACCCGTAAGCTCCTCTCCCCATGGCTGATTTCTTCATCAAGCGCCCCATTCTTTCCATCTGCCTCTCCATCATCCTTGTGCTGCTGGGGAGCTTTGCCATTCTGCGGCTTCCCATCTCCGAGTATCCGGATATCATCCCTCCCTCCATCCAGGTGACGGCCACCTATCCGGGCGCGGACTGCGAGACCGTGGTCAAGTCCATCGCCTCCCCCATTGAGCAGCAGATGTCCGGCGTGGACGGCATGTCCTACATGACTTCCGTCAATACCAACAACGGGCAGATGAGCATGATGATCCTCTTCGAAACCGGAACGGAGGCGAATATGGACCAGGTGCTTTCCTACCTGCGCTACGGGCAAGCCACCTCCCAGCTTCCGCCGGAAGTGAGCGAGCTGGGCGTCTCCCTGCGCAAGACCAGCGGGCTGCCCGCCCTGGTGGTCAGCTTCTATTCCCCCCAGGGAACCTACGACGGCCTCTGGCTGGCGAATTACGCCTATATCAACATGGTGGACGCCATCAAGCGCGTGCCCGGCGTGGGCGACGTGCAGGTGTTCGGAGCCGGCCGTTATGCCATGCGCATCTGGCTGAATCCGGAAAAGATGGCGGCCCTGAACATCACGGCCCGTGACGTGATGCTGGCCGTGCAGGCCCAGAACGCCGTGAACCCCGCGGGCAAGATAGGCGCGCAGCCCGCGCCGCCGGACCAGCAGCTTTCCTTTACCGTGAAGGCTCCCGGACGCCTGACCAGCGTGAAGGAGTTTGAGAACATCGTGGTGCGCGGACAGGGCAGCTCCATTGTGCGGGTGAGCGACGTCGCCCGCGTGGAACTGGGATCGGAGACGTACAGCCTGAGTTCTTCCGTGAACGGCATGCCTGCCGCCTCCATCGGCATTTATGAAGCGCCCGGAGGTAATGCCCTCCAGATGGTGGACAATATCAAGGCCCTGCTGGAAAAGAGCAATTTGCCTCCCGGAATGGACTACCTGGTGTCCCTGGATTCCACCCTGGCCGTCCGCGCCGGCATTGACGACATCGTCAACACGCTGGTCACGGCCCTGGGCCTCGTGGTGCTGGTGGTGTTCATCTTCCTGCAAGGCTGGCGCGGCACGCTGATTCCGGCCTTTGCCGTTCCGGTCTCCATCATCGGCGCTTTCATCGCCTTCCCGTTCTTCGGTTTCTCCATCAACACCATCTGCCTGATGGGGCTGGTGCTCGCCATCGGCCTGGTGGTGGATGACGCCATCGTGGTGGTGGAGGCGGTGAAGAACCATATTTCCCACGGGGAAAAGCCCATGCAGGCCACCATCGC
This DNA window, taken from Akkermansia muciniphila, encodes the following:
- a CDS encoding calcium-translocating P-type ATPase, PMCA-type — its product is MKSAAHHQGLSEQQVLENRTKYGVNILTPPEKEPLWKQFLEKFSDPIIKILLVALLLSVGVACYQFFTGAEPASVFLEPVGILVAILLATCVGFAFEVSANKKFEILNQVNDDTMVQVIRGGNICELPRRDVVVGDIVILNTGEEVPADGVLLEAVSLQVNESTLTGEPLIGKTTVEAEFKKDATYPSNHVLKGTTVVDGHGIMEVTSVGDKTEYGKVYEGSQIDNKVQTPLNRQLSRLGDLITWASYAIAALIIIGRLTLYFSHLPGPVEWLSAGTYILNTVMIAVTVIVVTVPEGLPMSVTLSLALSMKSMLANNNLVRKMHACETMGAATVICTDKTGTLTRNQMNVYKADFYGLGNAAPADNELGGLIREGISVNSTAFLDYADPDHIKALGNPTEGALLLWLHGQGVNYLDLRENARVLEQLTFSTERKYMATVVESPLLGKKVLYVKGAPEIVLGLCSTVLTPEGRVPAADMRPAIEEQLLAYQNQAMRTLGFAYRILDDDAPVFEDGRVIRTDLVYLGIAAISDPVRDDVPQAVKDCMDAGISIKIVTGDTPGTAREIGRQIGLWTEADTPDRLMTGVEFEQTPDEELLNRVMDLKIMCRARPMDKERLVKLLQKKDQVVAVTGDGTNDAPALNAAQVGLSMGDGTTVAKEASAITILDNSFMSISRAVMWGRSLYRNIQRFIVFQMTINVAACLIVLIGAFLGTESPLTVTQMLWVNLIMDTFAALALASLPPDERVMQDPPRKTTDHIITRPMGRNILGVGILFVAFLFGLLQYFKHADITSLTQFSLSGYFGSYLDFSSPEHELTGYELSLFFTIFVLLQFWNMFNAKAFNTHQSAFARMGASIGGFGLVALLILAGQYLIVTFGGKMFNVVPLRWTDWGLIFAGTSIVLWIGELVRAFTPDKSLRRP
- a CDS encoding efflux RND transporter periplasmic adaptor subunit, with protein sequence MDLTRLTGSISGSAVLLFLFSLVFSGCKKTEQIPHETPTLIYEQPVTMDIPVEGSWVGHLDGVDNASIVPQITGYLLTQNYSNGAPVKKGKVLFRIDDSTFKDQVSRAKATLEQARAQLQQLNYDAEIYKPLAAENAISKQKYEDTRLSAIAAQAQVQQATAALALAEKNLSYTVLYAPFDGIAGISKTNIGDLVSPESGPLAIVSSVNPIRVNFAVTQQEWIQQAGKNGDEGVQTGSKLDITLKDGTKYPEQATVVAIDRAFNPQTGTIRVQADLPNGNYLLRPGMFITATAKLATVKNALTVPAKALLSTQGRFFVITLDEHNHPSIIPVQAGTQVGERQQVIPLQPDSLTPQSKVVVDGLLQAEMASRNPAAHLKAVPASNP